Proteins encoded by one window of Desulfovibrio ferrophilus:
- a CDS encoding response regulator, protein MSKIRILMVDDEERFRTITAKILGRKGFETIVAESGERALEKLSESPDVVVLDVKMGGMDGHETLREIKKQHPDLPVIMLTGHGDVPSAEQALKEGAYDYLAKPCDIDLLTAKIQDALHFGQKAIRREKTVKDIMIPIESYTSITETSTVADAIAALQKVHSEMVVTDRLMDTRHRSLLIFTESGELVGILSPNDLIQATLPAYIFAPKPSMADSLQYSPMFWQGMFTSRVHEIMNLEVAEVMSEKPLQVDSTTNLMEAAHAMSTGHRRRVAVMEGGKIIGVIREQEVFYEIASIISNS, encoded by the coding sequence ATGTCTAAAATACGGATTCTCATGGTCGATGACGAAGAGCGTTTCCGTACCATAACAGCGAAAATTCTCGGACGGAAAGGGTTCGAAACGATTGTTGCTGAAAGTGGTGAACGAGCGCTTGAGAAGCTTTCAGAATCACCGGATGTGGTGGTGCTGGATGTGAAAATGGGCGGTATGGATGGGCACGAGACCTTGCGTGAAATCAAGAAGCAACATCCTGATCTTCCTGTAATTATGCTTACCGGACATGGAGATGTTCCCAGTGCGGAGCAGGCCTTGAAGGAAGGCGCGTATGATTATCTCGCAAAGCCTTGCGATATTGATCTGCTGACCGCCAAAATCCAGGATGCCCTTCATTTCGGGCAAAAGGCCATTCGTCGGGAAAAAACGGTGAAGGATATCATGATCCCCATCGAGAGCTACACCTCCATTACTGAAACCAGCACTGTGGCGGATGCCATTGCAGCATTGCAAAAGGTGCATAGTGAAATGGTGGTTACAGATCGGCTGATGGATACGCGACACCGTTCGCTGCTGATTTTTACTGAAAGCGGTGAGTTGGTTGGTATTTTGTCTCCCAATGATTTGATTCAGGCGACTCTGCCTGCTTACATCTTCGCCCCCAAACCTTCCATGGCCGATTCCCTCCAATATTCACCGATGTTTTGGCAAGGCATGTTTACCTCTCGGGTTCATGAAATCATGAATCTCGAAGTAGCAGAAGTCATGTCTGAAAAGCCATTGCAAGTTGATTCGACCACCAACCTCATGGAAGCCGCTCACGCTATGTCCACTGGGCATCGCAGACGTGTGGCCGTCATGGAAGGCGGGAAAATTATTGGCGTCATCAGGGAACAGGAAGTGTTCTACGAAATAGCGTCGATCATTTCAAATAGCTAG
- a CDS encoding response regulator translates to MMTRETMTILLVDDEERLLDTTQKLFEKMNIRVFTAQSGEKALSIVCKNEVDVIFLDIKMPGLDGMQTLKEIKKINPLTEVVILTGHATMEDAVDGLKLGAMDFLIKPLNMKDMLKKAEEAFEKVRRHSVLFESIKKSEGS, encoded by the coding sequence ATGATGACAAGGGAAACAATGACAATCCTTCTCGTAGACGACGAAGAGAGGCTTTTGGACACGACTCAAAAGCTTTTTGAGAAAATGAATATTCGTGTGTTTACGGCTCAGAGCGGTGAAAAAGCTCTCTCTATTGTCTGTAAGAATGAAGTAGATGTCATTTTTCTCGACATCAAGATGCCTGGTTTGGACGGCATGCAGACCTTGAAAGAAATAAAAAAGATCAATCCATTGACTGAAGTTGTTATATTAACTGGTCACGCTACAATGGAGGATGCTGTTGATGGCCTTAAACTTGGAGCTATGGACTTTCTTATAAAGCCTTTGAATATGAAAGATATGCTCAAAAAGGCAGAAGAAGCATTTGAGAAAGTCAGGCGTCACAGTGTTCTCTTTGAGTCAATAAAGAAGTCAGAAGGTTCCTGA
- a CDS encoding sensor histidine kinase, with the protein MNLDMYKDVRKTLLAVMILVPLVPFLASLTIGYSSYRESMENAALNTTKRIAADHATLISSFLEERRVDLSVILTTVEVADLNAPEKLKDLLGSLQRASRAFMDLGLINEQGIQEAYAGPFDLKGKDYSQASWFKNTLESGSHVSDIYLGYRHRPHFTVAVAAIKGDVKWVLRATVDQGLFGNLVQGVSIGETGEAYIVNRDGVLQTKLRSGGDILMKDTSLGSILEIRGNRASRTDEYIYATATLNYGMWLLVVRQKTEEAFQELDWASLLIACVCAAGGALIVGLAFIVSGRVVGLIRSKEQARFEMENHLMRAARLAELGEMSAGFAHEINNPLQIMKSEIMLMSMTAEADKPEAPINHEAKIEVLDGLRQIDKQIDRCATITRSILKFGRNSEPENTVIKLDEFLAELCAMIKRKAQVSGIDFSCTVPGNTPSVVGDAGQLQQVMLNLMNNALQAIVERHGTEGGMLKVATLADDRGHVSIFVEDNGAGIPPENMERIFNPFFTTKPPGKGTGLGLSVCHAILSAMNGSINVISKQGEGTIFKVSLPVGR; encoded by the coding sequence ATGAACCTCGACATGTACAAGGACGTTCGCAAAACGCTTCTTGCGGTCATGATTCTGGTTCCACTGGTTCCATTTCTGGCATCGTTGACTATTGGGTATTCGTCGTACAGGGAGTCCATGGAAAATGCTGCTCTGAATACTACCAAGCGCATTGCCGCTGACCATGCCACTTTGATTTCGTCCTTCTTGGAAGAACGCAGGGTGGATTTGAGCGTGATTCTGACAACGGTTGAGGTGGCAGATCTAAATGCTCCCGAGAAATTGAAGGACCTGCTTGGGTCACTTCAGAGAGCATCCCGAGCTTTCATGGATTTGGGTTTGATTAATGAGCAAGGAATTCAGGAAGCATATGCGGGGCCGTTTGATTTGAAGGGCAAGGATTATTCGCAGGCTTCATGGTTCAAGAATACCCTGGAGTCGGGCAGTCATGTCAGTGACATCTATCTTGGCTATCGCCACCGGCCGCATTTTACAGTCGCTGTGGCTGCGATCAAGGGTGATGTGAAATGGGTACTCCGGGCGACAGTCGATCAGGGGCTTTTTGGGAATCTCGTTCAGGGGGTCAGCATTGGCGAGACTGGCGAGGCCTACATTGTGAATAGGGATGGCGTGCTCCAAACGAAGCTTAGATCCGGCGGGGATATACTGATGAAGGATACCAGCCTCGGATCAATTCTGGAGATCAGGGGCAATCGGGCAAGTCGCACTGATGAATATATTTATGCCACCGCAACTCTTAATTATGGCATGTGGCTTCTTGTCGTTCGTCAAAAGACCGAAGAGGCTTTTCAGGAGCTGGACTGGGCTTCATTGCTCATTGCATGCGTTTGTGCGGCCGGAGGGGCCCTCATTGTAGGGTTGGCGTTTATTGTCAGTGGTCGTGTCGTGGGCCTGATTCGTTCCAAGGAGCAGGCGCGTTTTGAGATGGAAAACCATTTGATGCGGGCAGCTCGCCTAGCCGAGCTGGGTGAAATGTCCGCTGGTTTTGCCCATGAAATCAACAATCCTCTACAAATCATGAAGAGTGAGATCATGTTGATGAGCATGACTGCGGAGGCAGACAAGCCTGAAGCCCCCATCAATCATGAAGCTAAAATCGAAGTGCTGGACGGGTTGCGCCAGATAGACAAACAGATCGATCGTTGCGCGACTATCACACGTTCCATTCTGAAGTTCGGGCGTAACTCCGAGCCTGAAAACACTGTGATCAAGCTGGATGAATTTCTCGCGGAGTTGTGTGCAATGATCAAGCGTAAGGCTCAGGTCTCCGGAATTGATTTCAGCTGCACTGTTCCCGGGAACACTCCTTCCGTCGTCGGTGATGCCGGTCAGCTGCAGCAAGTGATGCTTAATCTCATGAATAATGCACTTCAGGCTATTGTTGAGAGGCATGGCACAGAGGGTGGAATGTTGAAGGTTGCGACTCTTGCGGATGATCGCGGGCATGTCTCCATATTTGTAGAGGATAACGGTGCGGGAATTCCTCCGGAAAACATGGAGCGAATATTCAATCCGTTTTTTACTACCAAGCCTCCAGGTAAGGGCACCGGATTGGGATTGTCTGTCTGTCATGCGATTTTGAGTGCCATGAATGGCTCGATCAATGTCATAAGCAAGCAGGGTGAAGGGACTATCTTCAAAGTTTCACTTCCAGTTGGGCGATGA
- a CDS encoding sigma 54-interacting transcriptional regulator has protein sequence MAALIPSVVAILLIAGLANYGVAEQFINVALERFVRLQNLAVAHEVETFLEKCRQDILFAAHGQLSDKSMQDFLQNTAAAGGTKYLEFAYIAPNSDDHIFLYRRDDQVIRASGRDFTRITPNPLLLFGEIPKLKSGEVWISPVMETEHPLPRPGAENTMRRDQIIRFVTPYRMSSQKDAGLIILSIRASDIRDILTLFNSENSPLWAFPRSKELRYDYMIDPDGWMLFQSGEPNQTNQELTTYLARSAYQGTLGRPGLRNAFRPNSEHTRYWDMVQSIRGGTDSLSKVPEQHITSAVHDYYFAFSPVRFNGGGESGPIIYGGIVRVDRSILLVLAGYQYLDVMLVVTVSAILVIALLIYWLGRKLTAPIRMLSEQLNSLKDLENIKEIEIAYGGHDINELKNAVNSMIRRISRQMEEIREKDEAILNVNLREPADLAEEGCLLEEARLSLLPDIIGIGPEIMSLKNNALKAAQVDVDVLVVGETGTGKQLVAEAIHNHGSRKKGPFVSINCGALDENLLLDALFGHVKGAYTEARTDRNGAFHEANGGTLFLDEIQSASPKVQQSLLRALSVRRIKPLGSDTEIPVDVRIIAAANVDLTEMIKEGTFREDLYFRLKVVSIQTPALADHPENIPLLALHYLEQAETLTGRNGLQLSKGAMRRLCAYTWPGNIRELINAITRAAVMAETDVIQAEEIRLEGGLAEPRRAAPTAEEPPPTKQESVLDKATTDSQPTTDLNPRQAKAWPAILKNGGTSRSEYQELVGGNLSPRTANYDLNELVSKDMLNKVGKGPATRYVIPGQE, from the coding sequence ATGGCAGCGCTCATTCCTTCAGTTGTTGCCATCCTCCTGATTGCGGGACTGGCCAACTACGGAGTGGCGGAGCAATTCATCAATGTCGCCCTCGAACGGTTTGTCCGACTTCAAAACCTTGCTGTCGCCCATGAGGTCGAAACCTTCCTCGAGAAATGCAGGCAGGACATTCTTTTTGCTGCACACGGGCAACTCTCCGATAAAAGCATGCAAGACTTCCTCCAGAACACTGCCGCGGCAGGAGGAACCAAATATCTGGAATTTGCCTATATCGCGCCGAACAGCGACGACCACATCTTCCTCTATCGACGTGACGACCAGGTCATACGGGCTTCCGGCCGGGATTTCACTCGAATCACCCCCAACCCACTCCTGCTTTTCGGAGAAATACCCAAGCTCAAATCCGGCGAGGTTTGGATTTCACCTGTCATGGAAACAGAACATCCCCTGCCAAGACCAGGAGCCGAAAACACCATGCGTCGCGATCAAATCATTCGATTTGTAACTCCCTACCGCATGAGCAGTCAGAAAGATGCCGGGCTCATTATTCTTTCCATACGAGCATCGGACATTCGAGATATCCTGACACTGTTCAACTCCGAGAACTCCCCGTTATGGGCATTCCCCCGTAGCAAAGAGCTTCGCTATGACTACATGATCGACCCTGACGGCTGGATGCTCTTTCAATCTGGCGAACCAAACCAGACCAATCAGGAACTCACGACATATCTTGCTCGATCGGCTTACCAGGGAACTCTGGGCAGGCCTGGCCTGCGCAATGCCTTCCGCCCCAACAGTGAACATACTCGCTACTGGGACATGGTCCAGAGCATTCGTGGTGGCACCGACAGCCTGTCCAAGGTCCCGGAGCAACACATCACCTCCGCGGTGCACGACTATTACTTTGCCTTCTCACCCGTGCGATTCAATGGAGGCGGTGAATCAGGTCCGATCATTTATGGCGGAATTGTGCGGGTTGATCGAAGCATCCTGCTTGTCCTTGCGGGATACCAGTATCTCGATGTCATGCTGGTGGTCACCGTCTCGGCGATTCTTGTCATTGCCCTGCTGATCTATTGGCTCGGGCGCAAATTAACGGCACCTATTCGAATGCTCTCCGAGCAACTGAATTCACTCAAGGACCTTGAGAACATCAAGGAAATCGAGATTGCGTATGGCGGCCATGACATCAACGAACTCAAAAACGCCGTCAATTCCATGATCCGCCGCATCAGCAGACAAATGGAGGAAATCCGAGAAAAGGATGAAGCCATCCTGAATGTAAACCTGCGAGAACCAGCCGATCTCGCAGAAGAAGGATGCCTGCTCGAAGAAGCTCGTCTGAGCCTGTTGCCGGACATTATAGGTATCGGCCCGGAGATCATGTCACTCAAGAACAATGCTCTCAAAGCAGCCCAGGTGGATGTGGATGTCCTCGTTGTGGGTGAAACAGGCACTGGCAAACAGCTTGTGGCCGAAGCCATTCATAATCACGGCAGTCGCAAGAAAGGACCGTTTGTGTCCATCAACTGTGGAGCGCTGGATGAAAACCTGCTGCTCGACGCCCTGTTTGGTCATGTGAAGGGGGCTTATACCGAGGCCAGAACGGATCGCAATGGAGCTTTTCATGAAGCCAACGGCGGGACATTGTTTCTGGACGAAATCCAGTCAGCGTCCCCCAAGGTCCAACAATCGCTCCTCAGAGCCTTGTCCGTTCGCAGGATCAAACCACTGGGCAGCGACACCGAAATTCCCGTTGATGTCCGTATCATTGCCGCGGCAAACGTCGACCTGACAGAAATGATCAAGGAAGGGACATTCCGCGAGGACCTCTACTTCCGCCTCAAGGTCGTCTCCATTCAGACCCCTGCCCTGGCCGACCACCCGGAAAACATCCCTCTGCTGGCCTTGCATTACCTGGAGCAGGCTGAAACCCTGACAGGAAGAAACGGGTTACAATTGAGCAAGGGCGCCATGCGCCGACTTTGCGCCTACACATGGCCCGGAAACATTCGCGAATTGATCAATGCCATTACGCGCGCAGCGGTAATGGCCGAAACCGATGTCATTCAGGCCGAAGAAATCAGATTGGAAGGTGGCCTTGCCGAGCCACGCCGAGCAGCCCCTACGGCCGAAGAACCGCCGCCCACAAAACAGGAGTCAGTCCTCGACAAGGCCACAACGGACTCCCAACCCACAACGGATCTCAATCCGCGGCAGGCCAAGGCCTGGCCGGCAATTTTGAAAAACGGCGGTACGTCCCGTAGCGAATATCAGGAATTAGTGGGCGGTAATCTCTCGCCCCGAACGGCCAATTACGACCTCAATGAACTTGTGAGCAAGGATATGTTAAACAAGGTGGGAAAAGGCCCAGCCACTCGTTACGTGATCCCCGGACAGGAATAG
- a CDS encoding MarR family winged helix-turn-helix transcriptional regulator — translation MNDNTHKESEINSAQLDQFRDLMISLMRCCQERNQYQCERFELPDAELRCLLQFEDEHYLTPKTIALRMNIAKSRVTRIVDGLRQKSLVKRSSDPEDSRISLLSLTPKGKQQLEEIVDFMAETHRSVLEQFSQEQRQTLINSLGSLKLSMEAIKERMI, via the coding sequence ATGAACGATAACACCCATAAAGAATCCGAGATCAATTCCGCCCAGCTCGATCAATTCAGAGACCTGATGATCTCGTTGATGCGTTGCTGCCAAGAACGCAATCAATACCAATGTGAGCGCTTCGAACTTCCTGATGCCGAGCTTCGCTGTCTGCTGCAATTCGAAGACGAGCACTACCTGACCCCCAAAACCATTGCACTGCGCATGAACATCGCCAAGAGCCGCGTAACGCGCATTGTGGATGGCCTGCGCCAAAAGAGCCTGGTAAAGCGCTCATCCGACCCAGAAGACTCGCGAATCTCACTGCTCAGCCTTACCCCCAAAGGCAAGCAGCAATTGGAAGAAATCGTCGACTTCATGGCGGAAACTCACCGCAGCGTACTTGAGCAATTCAGCCAAGAGCAACGGCAAACATTGATCAACTCGCTTGGATCATTGAAGCTATCCATGGAAGCAATCAAAGAGAGAATGATCTGA
- a CDS encoding OmpP1/FadL family transporter: MRTWHLFIVLGALLGLLVIPEPAHATNGDNLISVGPVSRAMGGVGIASPQDSASAVFANPAAMCFGPYCPSSEASASMTLFKPTVKAKVTNGTGSYSATSEEKTYPIPTAALSYPLSNSLRFGLAAYGVSGMGVDYRDTGLDSIYVGAFPQSTGTYTILQRMKVAPALAYQVNNDLSIGLAVHLHYASLDLGNGPKDGITVGFQPGIIYKPTDQISLGLTYISPQEINHENVADFNSDGIMDGLKLESPQIFGAGLAWEPNMTWLIETDVKWINWSNATGYKDFGWKDQWVFNIGAQYRGFDSVVLRAGYNYAPSPVDLNDNFDGTENVIVQDKGMPRYYYETFRLVGFPAIVEHHITLGATWDISKTFSVDLAYMHAFENKISVDGTDFTGATASIESSLYEDSLTLGLSWLF; this comes from the coding sequence ATGCGGACGTGGCACCTGTTCATCGTTTTGGGCGCACTTCTTGGTCTGCTGGTCATTCCAGAACCAGCACACGCTACCAACGGAGACAACCTGATCAGTGTAGGTCCGGTTTCACGAGCCATGGGCGGTGTTGGCATCGCATCCCCACAGGATTCCGCCAGTGCCGTATTTGCCAATCCTGCGGCCATGTGCTTCGGTCCCTACTGCCCCAGCAGCGAAGCATCAGCCTCGATGACCTTGTTCAAGCCCACGGTTAAGGCCAAGGTCACCAACGGTACCGGTTCCTATTCTGCCACAAGTGAAGAGAAGACCTACCCCATCCCCACAGCGGCTCTGTCCTATCCACTGAGCAACAGCCTGCGCTTCGGTCTGGCCGCCTACGGAGTTTCCGGCATGGGCGTGGACTATCGTGATACAGGGCTTGATTCCATTTATGTGGGTGCCTTTCCTCAATCCACAGGCACCTATACCATTTTACAACGCATGAAGGTCGCCCCTGCACTCGCTTACCAAGTCAACAACGACCTTTCCATCGGCTTGGCCGTCCATCTGCACTACGCCTCTCTGGATCTGGGCAATGGCCCCAAGGACGGCATAACCGTTGGATTCCAGCCTGGCATCATCTACAAGCCCACCGACCAAATATCCTTGGGACTGACCTATATCTCGCCCCAAGAGATCAATCACGAAAACGTGGCGGATTTCAATAGCGATGGAATCATGGACGGCCTGAAGCTTGAATCTCCCCAGATATTCGGGGCAGGTCTGGCCTGGGAACCCAACATGACATGGCTCATTGAAACCGACGTCAAGTGGATCAACTGGAGCAATGCCACTGGCTATAAGGACTTCGGCTGGAAGGACCAGTGGGTCTTCAATATCGGAGCACAGTACCGAGGGTTTGATTCGGTTGTGCTCAGGGCAGGCTACAACTACGCGCCCAGCCCTGTTGATCTGAACGACAATTTTGACGGCACCGAGAACGTCATTGTCCAGGACAAGGGCATGCCCCGCTACTACTACGAGACCTTCCGCCTGGTCGGCTTCCCGGCCATCGTCGAGCATCATATTACTCTCGGTGCAACCTGGGATATCAGCAAGACCTTTTCCGTGGACTTGGCCTACATGCACGCATTCGAAAACAAGATTTCAGTCGATGGCACGGACTTTACAGGGGCAACGGCATCCATCGAGTCCAGCCTCTACGAAGACAGCTTGACCCTTGGATTAAGCTGGCTGTTCTAA
- a CDS encoding DsrE/DsrF/DrsH-like family protein: MTTENTEKKKYTFICSRGTLDGVYPSLVLALNSVRLGHEATVFYTFMGINIVKKGYLEKLKFHPPGFMGAIPGMSSLATSMMKKQIEEANIPDPADLLEIAQIEGVRLVACHMTLEMMKMTKDDLIEDVEVMNAEEYLKLAEGCAINMFT; this comes from the coding sequence ATGACCACTGAAAACACTGAAAAGAAGAAGTACACATTCATCTGCTCCCGCGGGACCCTGGACGGGGTTTATCCATCCCTTGTCCTTGCGCTCAACTCCGTACGCCTCGGGCACGAAGCCACCGTGTTCTACACCTTCATGGGGATCAATATCGTCAAGAAGGGCTATCTGGAAAAGCTGAAGTTCCATCCCCCGGGATTCATGGGAGCCATTCCAGGAATGTCCAGCCTGGCGACCTCAATGATGAAGAAGCAGATCGAAGAGGCCAACATTCCGGACCCCGCCGACCTGCTTGAGATAGCCCAGATCGAAGGTGTCAGGCTCGTTGCTTGCCATATGACTCTGGAGATGATGAAGATGACCAAGGATGATCTCATTGAAGACGTCGAGGTCATGAACGCAGAGGAATATCTGAAGTTGGCCGAAGGTTGTGCCATCAACATGTTCACCTAG
- the tmcA gene encoding acidic tetraheme cytochrome c3 TmcA, with amino-acid sequence MNARTIVTLVLVGLLTVLFVGAAQSQDDMVQLKADAFVTHTRPAAVFVHDEHNEKAGVEDCNACHHVYEDGKFMADDDSAGTACSECHMLKANGRQPGLMVAYHKQCKSCHEAEGKGPMACGQCHVK; translated from the coding sequence ATGAACGCAAGAACTATCGTCACCCTCGTCCTGGTTGGGCTCCTGACCGTGCTCTTTGTGGGCGCAGCCCAGTCTCAGGATGATATGGTGCAGTTGAAAGCCGATGCCTTTGTTACGCATACCCGTCCTGCAGCTGTCTTCGTCCATGACGAACACAACGAAAAGGCCGGAGTGGAAGACTGTAACGCCTGCCATCACGTGTACGAAGACGGCAAGTTCATGGCGGATGATGACTCTGCCGGAACCGCCTGTTCCGAGTGCCATATGCTGAAGGCCAATGGCCGCCAGCCTGGCCTCATGGTGGCCTATCACAAGCAGTGTAAGAGCTGTCACGAAGCCGAAGGCAAGGGCCCCATGGCCTGTGGCCAGTGCCACGTGAAGTAA
- the tmcB gene encoding electron transfer complex ferredoxin TmcB translates to MSDTAEHTEAAEPVLTFLEKVHAKAEQDQVDGKYAAFEKIEDVGIDQGVARLTPEKIQKTINGVLKGECGTRMKTYVETCVHCGLCSDACHHYLSNDKNPKYSPVGKVKRTIWNMLDKDGKLTPEECREAVIVAQTECNLCRRCQQFCPFGIDIAYMISTVRRISFKLGITPQYIQDTANSHSVTMNQMWVKDDEWPDTLQWQEDEGRDEIPRLRIPVDKEGADFMYSVIAPEPKFRTHLINQAAVIFDQAGCDWTMPQLPGWDNSDMAMFTGDFETMGRVKKMHYEVAQKLRVKKIVMGECGHAFRSVYDVGNRWLGWRMPPIEMVHSIEFFAQLFREGRIKLKDKYPEQVTFHDPCNTVRGRGLHEDGRYVANLLTQGVVEMSPSKLYNYCCNAGGGVINCGPPWKTKRVLSNKIKAEQLARMKDRGINTIVSPCHNCHGGLEDIIHHYGLEMELKFLGDLIYELMEKPGAVE, encoded by the coding sequence ATGTCCGATACTGCAGAACACACCGAAGCTGCCGAGCCTGTACTGACCTTCCTGGAGAAGGTTCATGCCAAGGCCGAGCAGGATCAGGTGGACGGAAAATACGCCGCGTTTGAAAAGATTGAGGACGTCGGCATTGATCAGGGCGTAGCAAGGCTGACGCCCGAGAAAATCCAAAAGACCATCAATGGTGTCCTCAAAGGTGAATGCGGCACACGCATGAAGACCTATGTGGAAACCTGTGTGCACTGTGGCTTGTGCTCTGATGCATGCCACCACTACCTGTCCAACGACAAGAATCCCAAGTATTCGCCTGTCGGAAAAGTCAAGCGTACCATCTGGAACATGCTCGACAAGGACGGCAAGCTCACTCCAGAGGAGTGTCGCGAGGCAGTGATTGTGGCGCAGACGGAGTGTAACCTCTGTCGTCGTTGCCAGCAGTTCTGTCCCTTTGGTATTGATATCGCCTATATGATTTCGACCGTAAGGCGAATCAGCTTCAAGCTGGGCATTACCCCGCAATACATTCAGGACACCGCCAACTCTCATTCGGTGACCATGAACCAGATGTGGGTCAAGGACGACGAATGGCCGGATACCCTGCAGTGGCAGGAAGATGAAGGCCGTGACGAGATTCCCAGACTGCGCATTCCTGTTGATAAGGAAGGGGCAGACTTCATGTACTCGGTCATTGCGCCCGAGCCGAAGTTCCGGACCCACTTGATCAACCAGGCGGCAGTGATCTTCGATCAGGCCGGTTGCGATTGGACCATGCCTCAGCTTCCCGGTTGGGATAACTCCGACATGGCCATGTTCACCGGTGATTTTGAGACCATGGGGCGCGTCAAGAAGATGCACTATGAAGTGGCTCAGAAACTCCGCGTCAAGAAAATAGTCATGGGCGAGTGCGGACATGCTTTCCGTAGCGTCTACGATGTGGGTAACCGCTGGTTGGGTTGGCGTATGCCTCCCATCGAGATGGTTCATTCCATCGAGTTCTTCGCGCAGCTGTTCCGCGAGGGACGCATCAAGCTGAAGGACAAGTATCCAGAACAGGTTACCTTCCATGATCCCTGCAACACCGTGCGTGGTCGTGGCCTGCACGAGGATGGTCGTTACGTGGCCAACCTGTTGACTCAGGGTGTGGTGGAGATGAGCCCTAGCAAGCTGTACAACTACTGTTGTAATGCCGGTGGTGGCGTCATCAACTGTGGTCCTCCGTGGAAGACCAAGCGGGTGCTTTCTAATAAGATCAAAGCTGAACAACTGGCGCGCATGAAGGACCGGGGGATCAACACCATTGTTTCCCCTTGTCACAACTGCCACGGTGGCTTGGAAGACATCATCCACCACTACGGTTTGGAAATGGAACTCAAGTTCCTGGGCGACCTGATCTATGAGCTCATGGAAAAGCCCGGGGCTGTGGAATAG
- the tmcC gene encoding TmcC family electron transfer complex membrane anchor subunit → MHAFYNLVSGPLVWVAFAIFLIGSIWKVFSLLSGTKKKDGYVFTYWSWGHAIQSYIHWLIPFMSENSRQQPLMSVMTFLAHLGIVLVPIFTMGHIVLLEEGALGLSWIALPDQVADYAAWAVIAGCCFFAYRRLVLPQVKFVTSCSDFVILAIVVAPFLTGAMAYHGWGDNLLMTSLHMLSGEIMLVAIPFTKLSHMLTFWYTRGYTASEFGAVRKVYDW, encoded by the coding sequence ATGCACGCGTTTTACAATCTCGTCAGCGGCCCCTTGGTTTGGGTGGCCTTTGCCATCTTTCTGATTGGCAGCATTTGGAAGGTCTTTTCGCTGCTCTCAGGCACCAAGAAAAAAGACGGCTACGTCTTTACGTACTGGAGCTGGGGCCACGCGATTCAATCCTATATTCATTGGCTCATTCCCTTTATGAGCGAAAACTCGCGCCAGCAGCCCTTGATGAGTGTCATGACGTTCCTGGCGCATCTGGGAATCGTGCTGGTGCCGATTTTCACCATGGGGCACATCGTGCTTCTGGAGGAAGGGGCTCTGGGGCTGTCCTGGATCGCTTTGCCGGATCAGGTGGCAGATTACGCTGCCTGGGCTGTCATTGCCGGCTGTTGCTTCTTCGCTTATCGCCGCCTGGTTCTGCCGCAGGTCAAGTTTGTGACCTCGTGCTCGGACTTTGTCATTCTGGCCATTGTCGTCGCTCCGTTTCTTACGGGTGCGATGGCTTACCACGGCTGGGGTGACAATCTGCTGATGACCAGTTTGCACATGTTATCAGGTGAGATCATGCTGGTGGCGATTCCGTTCACCAAGCTCTCGCACATGCTGACCTTCTGGTACACGCGTGGTTATACCGCGTCCGAGTTCGGAGCTGTGCGCAAAGTGTACGACTGGTAA